The genomic DNA GAACATGGCGCTGAGCAATACCCCTGCAATGACCCCTTTTGAGAGGTCGTGAGTGGCAACCACGATGGCGACGGTGATGAGCATCACTGCGGCATCTGCTTTAGGGGCTTTCCTGATGTAACGGAATGATGACCAGTCGAACGTACCGATAGAGACCATGATCATGATTCCGGCGAGAACCGCCATGGGGATCTTCACGACGAAATCCCCAAGTACGATGATTAGGAACATCAGGAAAGAGCCTGCAACAAAGGTGGATAATCGCCCCCGTCCACCTGATTTTACATTGATCACCGACTGACCGATCATCGCGCATCCGGCCATCCCACCGAAGAATCCATTGATAATATTGGCGATTCCCTGACCCCTTGCTTCCTGATTTTTATTGCTGTCCGTATCCGTCATGTCATCTACGATGGAAGCCGTCATAAGGGATTCGAGTAATCCTACAATCGCGAGGGCGAGTGAGTAGGGTAAAATGATACTCAATGTCTCAAGTGAGAACGGGATATCGGGAAGGAAGAACGATGGCAAGGTCTGACGTATCGTCCCGAGATCTCCCACGGTCCTCAAGTCTGCTTTTGAAATCAAGGCAATGGCAGTAAGCACCACAATAGCCACTAGGGGTGAGGGGATGGATTTTACGAATCGGGGGAGCACATACACAACCACCAATGTCACCGCCACAAATACATAGGTCATCCCATTAATGTTGAAAAAGTGAGGCACTTGAGCTGAAAAAATCAGAATGGCCAAAGCATTCACGAATCCGATCATCACAGCGCGTGGGATGAATTTCATGAGCCTTGCGATTTTACATACCCCGAACAGGAGTTGGATGACTCCTGTCAGGATAGTGGCTGCCAACAGATAGTTTAACCCATAATCTTTGACAAGAGGGACCATGACAAGGGCCATGGCACCGGTAGCAGCAGAAATCATGGCAGGTCTTCCGCCGACAAAGGAAATGATGACGGCAATACAAAAAGAAGCGTATAGCCCGACCATTGGATCGACACCGGCTATGATGGAAAAGGCAATGGCCTCAGGAATGAGCGCAAGGGCTACGACGATTCCCGAAAGGATGTCTCCCCTGACATTCGAAAACCATTGTTGTTTTATGGTATTCTTCATATTGTCACCTCTAAAAAATCATAAATTTTAATTCAATAGAAAACAGTTTATCACCGTTTTTCCCAAAAGTGAACCTTTTCGGGAAAAACAATTCCAAACAGGAGAGGGGGAAGGAGATAGGTATGATCATCGGATACTACAGACCGAGCAATGATGATCCTGAAGGACGGATTCAGGAGAAAAAACTGCTGGGAAAAAAATGTACGGTTCTATACAAGGAGGAACATTCTTCACCGAAGAGGAGAGTGAACTTGGAAGCACTGCTTGCAGAAGCAGGGCAGGGGGATACGGTCGTCGTGGCTTCTTTAATCGACTTTGCTGATTCCACCCGGCAGCTATTGGAACTGTTGAACGAGTTAGAAACGAAAGGGACACAGTTCATTTCCATATCTGAAGGGCTGTCGACCAGTCCTGGGAAGACGTACCGTTTTCAGGAGGTATTGGAGCATCTTATAAGCTTTCAAAGTGATGTGATCAGTGAAAGGACAAAAAAGGGCATAGGAGAAGCGAAAGAAAAGGGAGTCAGTACGGGGCGACCGCGAAAGCCTGATGAAAACGTAAAAAAGGCCATAGCCATGTATGAATCAAAAACCTACAGCCTGGCAGAAATAAAAGAAAAAACGGGCATCAGTAAGTCCACTTTATACCGCTATCTTGAAAGATAGAAGAAAAGGAGCTTCCGCCACATGTGACGGAAGCTCCTTTTAGCTTGTCATTTTAATGAACTTGACGGTAGACACCGACGACCTTGCCCAAAATGGATACATTGCGTAGGATGATCGGATCCATGGAGGAATTTTCAGGCTGAAGCCTCACGAAATCTCTTTCTTTGAAGAATCGTTTCACGGTCGCTTCATCTTCTTCCGTCATGGCGACTACGATCTCCCCATTGTTGGCGGTTTGCTGTTGCCTTACGATGACGAAATCCCCGTCGAGGATACCGGCTTCGATCATACTGTCACCCATGATTTCCAGCATGAAAGTATGCTCGTCAGCAGGAGCCATTCTTTCCGGGAGAGGAAAGTACTCTTCGACATTTTCAACCGCTGTGATCGGTTGACCGGCTGTGACTTTCCCGATGAGGGGAACATTCACAACATTATGGCGGGGGATCGAGTCTTCCACCAGGTCGAGGATCTCGATGGCTCTTGGCTTGGTCGGATCCCGGCGGATGAGGCCTTTGCTTTCGAGTCGGGCCAGATGGCCGTGGACAGTGGAGCTTGAGGCAAGTCCAACGGCTTCCCCGATCTCACGTACGGAAGGCGGATAGCCCTTTTCTTTTACGGAGCTTTTGATATATTCCAAGATATCCTGCTGCCGTTTGGATAGTTTTGTCATAGTCACGCACCTCAATCTATCGATCTTATGTTCCCATTATAACATGGGGATGGGAACGATACAAACATAAGTTCGAATTTTTGATTGACTCCAAACGGATGTTCGTATTATGATGGATACAACAAACAGAACAAACATTCGTATGGAGGGGAACATTATGGTAGGCAAACTTTGGGCGAATTACTCATATATACTCGTATTTTTTGGTTTGGCACTTATGGCTTCAATCTATTTCATTCTTCAAATGGGAGGCGGAGTATCTTATCATAGTATCGAGGTACAGGATGGTGATACGCTCTGGACCATCGCAGAGGAATACAGCAGCGACTCTTCCATGTCCACCGATGAATTTATCAAGTGGGTGGGAGAAAGGAATAATCTTTCCACTTATACAATTTCTGCGGGTGATTCACTAGTGCTTCCAGTCGAAAAGAAGCTCGGGATCAACGGGGATTATCAGTATGTCATGAACGAGGAATAGAGGGATTTTTAATGAATGCAATCATCTACTGTCGGGTGAGTACGAAGAAAGATACACAGGAAACATCACTCGAACGTCAGGAAGAAGAACTGTCCAAGCTTGCGCTGGAGTATGGGATGCAGGTGGCATCGGTCATAAAGGATCAGGCAAGTGGTTATGATCTTGACCGGCCAGGCGTCCTCGAGATGCTGGACATAGTAAGGGATCAGTCGATCGATGCGGTATTGATCCAGGATGAGACGAGGATTGGAAGGGGCAATGCGAAGATTGCCCTGATCCATTGCCTGTTGAAAGAAGAGGTCAAAATTATCAGTCAATCCCACAGCGGCGAGCTCCACCTGTCGGACTCCGACTCCATGGTCATCAATATCGTAAGCATGGTGGAGGAATATCAGCGCAAGCTGCATAACCTGAAGATTAAAAGGGGGATGAAAAGGGCAGTTGCGAACGGGTTCCGTCCCCAGAAGAATCTGAAGAACAAAGGGAATATCGAAGGCAGGGAACGAAAGGAAGTCCCCGTCGAAGAAATCGTCAGGCTTCGCAAAAATGAGCTGACATTTGCAGAAATTGCCGCTACTTTGCGTGGGTTTGGCTACGACGTTTCGAAGGCAACCGTTCATCGGCGCTATAAAGAACATATGGACTCCATCGATCAAGCGTAACCCTTGTCATCACCCTTTATATTTAGTAACATGTCGTTATACGTTACCGAAATTAAAGGGGTTTTATAGATGCTTTCAAAAGAAAAAATGAACCGGATCAATGAATTGTCCAAAAAATCCAAGTCTACCGGGCTTTCAGCAGATGAAGCGAAGGAACAGACCAGGTTGAGGAAAGAATATCTTGAGACGTTCCGTCAATCCATGAAAGGGACCATAGAGAATACCAGAATCTTTGATCCTGATGGGAATGAAGTGACGCCCAAGAAAATACAAGATATTCAAAACAAAAAGAAACACTGATTGTAAGTCCATACTGGATCACGCTGCCTTTTAAGCGTGGTCCTTTTTATTACGTCGAATGAATGAGGCAGTGGTGAATTCAGAATGGATATCGGTTTTAACAAAAAGAGAGACGTGGTATCATTCAAGATAGTTGTATAAACAGCCAAAGAAGATTAATATTAAGTAGAGATTGAAAAGGAAGGATGTCTGACATGTTTGATAAAACAGATCAATTAGCAATTAACACAATCCGAACGTTATCGATCGACGCGATCGAAAAGGCAAACTCCGGTCATCCGGGAATGCCGATGGGTGCAGCCCCTATGGCGTATGCCTTATGGACACGTTTCATGAACCATAACCCCAAAAATCCTCATTGGTTTAACCGTGACCGTTTTGTTCTCTCTGCAGGGCATGGGTCAATGCTTTTATACAGCTTGCTTCACCTTTCAGGCTACGATGTTTCCATGGACGACTTGAAGAATTTCCGTCAGTGGGGAAGTAAAACACCTGGACACCCTGAGTATAAACATACAGCAGGTGTAGAAGCTACAACAGGCCCGCTTGGACAAGGAATCGCGATGGCGGTTGGTATGGCTATGGCTGAGAGACATATGGCAGCTACTTATAACAAAGAGGGCCACGACATCATCGATCACTTTACATACTCCATCTGTGGAGACGGAGATTTGATGGAGGGCGTTTCAGCTGAAGCAGCATCACTTGCTGCTCACTTGAAATTGGGCCGATTGGTCGTTCTTTATGATTCAAATGATATTTCCCTTGATGGGGAACTTGACAAATCATTCTCTGAAAGCGTCAAAGGACGTTTCGAATCTTACGGCTGGCAATATGTCCGCGTGGAAGATGGAAATGATCTTGAGGAAATCTCTAAAGCCATTGAAGAAGCACAGGGTGATACAAACCGCCCTACCATGATCGAAGTTAAAACGGTCATCGGCTACGGTGCACCTAATAAATCAGGTAAGTCTGCTGTTCATGGTGCTCCACTAGGGGAAGACGAGATGAAACTCACCAAGGATTACTATAAATGGACGTTCGATCAAGACTTCCATGTTCCAGATGAAGTCTACGCCCGTTTTGAAGAGAAAATCCAACAGGCTGGAAGTGAGAAAGAGGAAGCATGGGCGAAGAAATTCGTAGCATATCAAGATGCTCTTCCAGAACTTTCAGCGCAGCTTGAAACAGCCATCAGAGGCGAATTGGCGGAAGGATGGGATAAAGAAATCCCTGTCTACGAAGAAGGCAGTTCATTGGCAAGTCGTGCTTCTTCAGGAGACGTACTGAATGCCATCGCTAAAAACCTGCCGACGTTCATCGGTGGATCTGCTGACCTTGCAGGTTCAAACAAAACGAACATCAAGGGTGAAGCAGACTTCTCTGCAGAATCGTATGATGGGCGAAACATCTGGTTCGGTGTCCGTGAATTTGCCATGGGTGCGGCTATGAACGGTATGGCCCTTCACGGCGGCCTGCAGGTGTTTGGCGGAACATTCTTTGTGTTCAGTGATTATCTGCGTCCTGCCATCCGTTTGGCGGCTCTGATGGGACTACCGGTCACATACGTATTCACTCATGACAGTATCGCAGTTGGAGAAGATGGACCTACGCATGAGCCTGTAGAACAGCTTGCTTCACTTCGTGCACTTCCGAATCTATCTGTCATCAGACCGGCAGATGGCAACGAAGTAGCGGCTGCGTGGAGGCTTGCTGTTGAGTCCAAAGATCAGCCGACCATGCTTGTCCTTTCACGTCAGAATCTGCCGACCATGAAGTCTTCTGCTGATAAAGCGTATAACGGTGTAAGTAAGGGTGCGTATGTAGC from Rossellomorea marisflavi includes the following:
- a CDS encoding SulP family inorganic anion transporter, yielding MKNTIKQQWFSNVRGDILSGIVVALALIPEAIAFSIIAGVDPMVGLYASFCIAVIISFVGGRPAMISAATGAMALVMVPLVKDYGLNYLLAATILTGVIQLLFGVCKIARLMKFIPRAVMIGFVNALAILIFSAQVPHFFNINGMTYVFVAVTLVVVYVLPRFVKSIPSPLVAIVVLTAIALISKADLRTVGDLGTIRQTLPSFFLPDIPFSLETLSIILPYSLALAIVGLLESLMTASIVDDMTDTDSNKNQEARGQGIANIINGFFGGMAGCAMIGQSVINVKSGGRGRLSTFVAGSFLMFLIIVLGDFVVKIPMAVLAGIMIMVSIGTFDWSSFRYIRKAPKADAAVMLITVAIVVATHDLSKGVIAGVLLSAMFFVAKISKLKVTEKVEGVNRHFKVEGQLFFASVDTLVGAFQLSDEVQHVKIDFTGAQIWDESAVAALAKVLTKFKDQGCEVETIGLSSSSKKIQDSLLLIDQKTTLTA
- a CDS encoding recombinase family protein, giving the protein MIIGYYRPSNDDPEGRIQEKKLLGKKCTVLYKEEHSSPKRRVNLEALLAEAGQGDTVVVASLIDFADSTRQLLELLNELETKGTQFISISEGLSTSPGKTYRFQEVLEHLISFQSDVISERTKKGIGEAKEKGVSTGRPRKPDENVKKAIAMYESKTYSLAEIKEKTGISKSTLYRYLER
- the lexA gene encoding transcriptional repressor LexA — encoded protein: MTKLSKRQQDILEYIKSSVKEKGYPPSVREIGEAVGLASSSTVHGHLARLESKGLIRRDPTKPRAIEILDLVEDSIPRHNVVNVPLIGKVTAGQPITAVENVEEYFPLPERMAPADEHTFMLEIMGDSMIEAGILDGDFVIVRQQQTANNGEIVVAMTEEDEATVKRFFKERDFVRLQPENSSMDPIILRNVSILGKVVGVYRQVH
- the yneA gene encoding cell division suppressor protein YneA, which translates into the protein MVGKLWANYSYILVFFGLALMASIYFILQMGGGVSYHSIEVQDGDTLWTIAEEYSSDSSMSTDEFIKWVGERNNLSTYTISAGDSLVLPVEKKLGINGDYQYVMNEE
- a CDS encoding YneB family resolvase-like protein, giving the protein MNAIIYCRVSTKKDTQETSLERQEEELSKLALEYGMQVASVIKDQASGYDLDRPGVLEMLDIVRDQSIDAVLIQDETRIGRGNAKIALIHCLLKEEVKIISQSHSGELHLSDSDSMVINIVSMVEEYQRKLHNLKIKRGMKRAVANGFRPQKNLKNKGNIEGRERKEVPVEEIVRLRKNELTFAEIAATLRGFGYDVSKATVHRRYKEHMDSIDQA
- a CDS encoding DUF896 domain-containing protein, translating into MLSKEKMNRINELSKKSKSTGLSADEAKEQTRLRKEYLETFRQSMKGTIENTRIFDPDGNEVTPKKIQDIQNKKKH
- the tkt gene encoding transketolase; its protein translation is MFDKTDQLAINTIRTLSIDAIEKANSGHPGMPMGAAPMAYALWTRFMNHNPKNPHWFNRDRFVLSAGHGSMLLYSLLHLSGYDVSMDDLKNFRQWGSKTPGHPEYKHTAGVEATTGPLGQGIAMAVGMAMAERHMAATYNKEGHDIIDHFTYSICGDGDLMEGVSAEAASLAAHLKLGRLVVLYDSNDISLDGELDKSFSESVKGRFESYGWQYVRVEDGNDLEEISKAIEEAQGDTNRPTMIEVKTVIGYGAPNKSGKSAVHGAPLGEDEMKLTKDYYKWTFDQDFHVPDEVYARFEEKIQQAGSEKEEAWAKKFVAYQDALPELSAQLETAIRGELAEGWDKEIPVYEEGSSLASRASSGDVLNAIAKNLPTFIGGSADLAGSNKTNIKGEADFSAESYDGRNIWFGVREFAMGAAMNGMALHGGLQVFGGTFFVFSDYLRPAIRLAALMGLPVTYVFTHDSIAVGEDGPTHEPVEQLASLRALPNLSVIRPADGNEVAAAWRLAVESKDQPTMLVLSRQNLPTMKSSADKAYNGVSKGAYVASPAGKEQPDAILIATGSEVGLAMDAQKALEKDGINASVVSMPSWDRFEKQSAEYKESILPKSVKKRLAIEMGSPLGWDRYVGDEGDILAIDGFGASAPGEKVMEEYGFTTNNVVSRIKALLQK